Proteins encoded together in one Lutra lutra chromosome 4, mLutLut1.2, whole genome shotgun sequence window:
- the LY6H gene encoding lymphocyte antigen 6H, which yields MPPAAMNSLGLVLLAGLLCSAPAHGLWCQDCTLTTNSSHCTPKQCQPSDTVCASVRITDPSSSRKDHSVNKMCASSCDFVKRHFFSDYLMGFINSGILKVDVDCCGGDLCNGGPEAGGSPWALAGGLLLSLGPAVLGAGP from the exons ATGCCGCCTGCGGCCATGAACAGTCTCGGCCTGGTGCTGCTCGCCGGCCTGCTGTGCTCTGCGCCCG CTCACGGTCTGTGGTGCCAGGACTGCACCCTGACCACCAACTCGAGCCACTGCACCCCAAAGCAGTGTCAGCCGTCGGACACAGTGTGCGCCAGCGTGCGGATCACCGACCCCAGCAGCA GCCGGAAAGACCACTCTGTCAACAAGATGTGCGCCTCGTCTTGTGACTTCGTGAAGCGACACTTCTTCTCAGACTATCTGATGGGCTTCATTAACTCTGGGATCTTAAAAGTGGACGTGGACTGTTGTGGGGGAGACCTGTGCAACGGGGGGCCGGAGGCGGGGGGCAGCCCCTGGGCCCTGGCCGGggggctcctgctcagcctgGGGCCCGCCGTCCTGGGGGCTGGGCCCTGA